A window from Vigna angularis cultivar LongXiaoDou No.4 chromosome 7, ASM1680809v1, whole genome shotgun sequence encodes these proteins:
- the LOC108336886 gene encoding uncharacterized protein LOC108336886 gives MKLYSNTNVATHLKSQNVLPTLLLSSLVTSSDRDNGSGNNDNGSDDSSDKNNVSGNNADGSSDNDNGSDNNDNKSGGSGKRSGDDDASSGSDDPSSDNASDDSSSDNDDGSDDSDNRSDDIGNDAEGLDKTYKVKAMTYVSLDVEANLSRWEKVEKEV, from the exons ATGAAACTATACTCTAACACTAACGTGGCCACCCACTTGAAGTCCCAGAATGTGCTTCCAACACTACTGTTGAGTTCTTTGGTCACCTCATCTGACCG CGATAACGGGAGTGGCAACAACGACAATGGGAGTGATGACAGCAGCGACAAGAACAACGTGAGCGGCAACAATGCCGACGGGAGCAGCGACAATGACAACGGGAGcgacaacaacgacaacaagaGTGGTGGTAGCGGCAAAAGAAGCGGCGACGATGATGCAAGCAGCGGTAGCGACGACCCGAGCAGCGACAACGCCAGCGATGACTCGAGCAGCGACAACGACGACGGTAGCGATGACAGCGACAACAGGAGCGACGACATTGGAAACGACGCGGAAGGGTTAGACAAGACCTACAAGGTGAAGGCTATGACATATGTGTCTTTGGACGTAGAGGCAAATCTCTCAAGGTGGGAGAAAGTGGAGAAAGAAGTGTGA